The Anas acuta chromosome 12, bAnaAcu1.1, whole genome shotgun sequence sequence GTCTGACAAGGAGAAGACGAGTGAGGATTAAAGCcctcccagagccttctcccaCTCAGCCAGAACCTGTCCAATGCTCTGTCCTAAACCAAGCTGGCAGCTGCATGGCTCCACTGGGCATGGGGGCCACGAGGCTGGGCAGCACATCCAGGCATGCATCACCCCTGTGTTCGCCTTGGCTCTGCAGCCAAAACCTCTCTGCTTACCAGAAGTCCTGTTTTGGGCCACCCACCCCCCTCCCAAGGTATCCTAGGGTCTAGTTCTGCAACACAAGCTGGCCAGGCCCTGGCCATGCCCCCCCCtacctctgggtgcagagcagCGCTGCTCGGGGCACGGGGCGCCCTCCTCCTGGTCATTGTCtgcctcttctctgctctcccccCGTTCTgcaccctgcagctccctggtgTCGCTACTCGGGGGCAGAggcccagcctgctgctggccccatgCTCCTGGCTGCCTTGTGCCAAATGTCCGCAGGCAGCTCCGGTGCCTCTTGCTGACTCTTGGGTTGGAGAAATCCAGCAGTGCCAGGCgcttctgaaagaaaactcGCTCTGCCTCATGCCTGTCCCAGACCCCTGTTCCAGCAGTTGGTGCCGCACGCTTCTGCCAGCTTCAGCCCAGGGCTGCGACATCCCTCGCTTGACATCacagccctggcacagcccagccactgggctgtgtctgtgagccaggagctgcagcagggccagcccctgctgctACACAGGGCACAGGGGTGGCTGGGGCACAAGGCAGGAGCAGAACCCAGAGCCCCGGGGTGGCTGGGCTCCGTGGGAAGGGGACGCAGTGAGGAAGCAGCTGGATGCCTTCGGGAAGCAGACACCCAGCCGGGCCCTCTCCCCCTGTGAACCCGggagctttctgctgctggcGTCCACAAGCACTTACCACCCCCAGACGGTTTCCGCCAGCACCCGGAGGGGAGCCGCACTCCAGCGGTTGCTGCAGAGGCACCAGGAAGGAccgggctgcggggccgtggGGCTGACTGCTGGAGCACAAGAAGGGGGTGACCAGAGACCTAGGCTGGGGAAGCGCCTTCGGATGCCTGGTGCCCGGGCAGCAGAAGGGTGGATCCAGCTGTGCCtggagggtgctgagcaccGGGCATCATGCGCAGCGTGCCCAAGGCAAGACCCCAGCAGCAAACGtgcacctgcagcccccctgctcctcgCACCTCACCCCGGCCCCCCGGCTctacctgtgctgcagcagggcaacCTGCTGGCGCTCCTGGGCCGTGTACCCCGGCCAGTCCTCCTGCACCCGCCCCACCAGCGACTCCTTCAGGCGGTAGCAGCACTCTGTGGGATCCAGGTCTGCCACCTGcgcagggagagcagcaggcgCATGTCCCGCAGTGCTCACACGCCAGAATTGAGCTGCCCCAGTGCCCCTCACCTCCTccagggcagccagcagccctgcccagTCGGGCCTGCCTGCCTGCATCCCCGCCAGCCGCTGCAGGAGCTCATGCTTGCGGTGAGGCCGCAGGGCCAGGAGCTGAACCAGGCTttgagcagcagccctggggctggccgCTGTTGGCCCGTGGTTCTTGCCCTCGCGGACATGACAGagggagctctgctgcagcacgcTGACCGTGCCTGCCTTCTCGGGAGCCGTGACACCTTTGCCTGCAGACACACCCAGAGAAAGCAGTATCAGCACCTGGCAGAATCACACCAGATTTCCTCCCCCATCACACCCAGTGCAGCCCCTGTGCCTCCAGCCAGCGGTGCCCATCCCACCGAGGTTGACAGGGCAGGAACATGGTACGGCACTCACAGTGCCACTGGTGCCTCCTGCTACCTGGTGTGGCCCAACACCCCCAGACTCACAGAGCTGTTGCCCGTGGCCATGGCAAGCAGCTGCCACatcccagagccagcaggtcCCAGGGAAGGCAGCCCCCGTCTCCtggggggacagcagggacactGCAGCCATCACACCCTGGTGGTTTGCCAGCACGCAGGTGTGGGTGCTCAGTGTGGCCTCAGCCTGAGAGGCAGCAGAGGCTCAGcaccccctgcagcaccctgctcaCCATAGCCAGGCACAGCCGCATCCACCTCAGTGACTGCTCTGCTCCAGGACTCCTTAGATTGGGACACACGCTCCCGCAGCAGTGGGTAGATGCCCTCTGAGGCACAGACTGTGATTTTTTCCTGGATGCTGCCCACGCTGTCCAGCCAGCTTTGACCTAGTCTGAGAGAAGACAATACCTCCCGCCAGCCAAGCCCAGCCCATGCTCTCTATCCCATGCAAAGCCCAGAGAAGACCTTGCAAGGCGGGCACCCCAAGAGAGGAGGCAGCCTGTCCCCAGAGAGGCCCCGTCtccaaggctgctgctgctccagcatgCTGAATGCCCCTACAGGGACTGTGGGCTGAGGATGCTGCGAACAATGAGAGGCTGTTGGGGATTTTCAGCCCCCAAAATCCTGGGCTGCCACTGGAGACCGTGAGCAGGCTAGGACACAACCGGGGGCTGAACAGTGATGGGAGGTACTGCTCATGGGCAGTGCTCACACCCATGGGTGTTGCAGCACCATCGgcagtgccagggctggggctgacaccgtgctgctggcacaggtcGAGTGCAAAGGTGACCAGGAGAATGGGAGAGGGCTGGCTCCGGGGGGGTACGAgtgagcagccccacagcccaccGGACCCTCGGCTTGGCGGCGGGGGGCTCACCGGGGCACTGCCAGCCGCACACACTCGAAGCTGGCCTGCGGCTCGTCCCGGCTGCAGCGGGAGAGGAAGAAGGCGAAGAGCCGCGGAGAGGTCCCGGGGCCTCCCGGCACCGTCAGGCACTGCCGGCGGGGACCGGCTGTCAGGGCCGCGCCCCCCCCGAGCCTCTCCAccccgcggcgccgcccggctCCCACCGGCACCGTCCCGCGGAGACCGTCCCGGGGCGCTCcgagccccccctccccacgcccCGGGTGCcgcgtcccgtcccgtccccccTCTTTCGCCGGTGCCCCGACCCACTCACCCCCGGCCACCCCGGGCGCCCCGGTGCCCCCGAGTCCTCCCCCGCCgccgtccccagccccactcaccCCCTGGCTCCCCTGGAAGGCGATCGCGGGCCCCGGCGCCCCCTGCAACACCGCGGGACGCCGTGAGTCCAGCACAGCGCGGTTCCCCCTcgccccccggcccgccccgctcccACCTGCCGCCGCTGGCAGCCGCGCAGCGcccgcgccgccgcctccgAGAGCCGCACGTGCAGGAGGCTGAGCCGCGGGCCCCGCGCGCAGCCCCGGTACCGGAGCCGCCCGCGCAGCTCCGTCCGCGCCCGCGGCATGGCCCGGAGTGCGGGACCGCGCCGGGCGGCACCGGGACGGGGCGGCACCGGGGCGGCTCCGGGGCGGCTccggggcggggcggccggTCCCGGGCCGGCCCCGGCGGGACCCCCGCGGCAGAGCTCGACCTGAGCCGGCTATTTTTGCCGGCGGCTCGCAAAGCTCTGCCGTCACCGCTAATCCCCTTAGCGGCTTCCGGGCATTAGGTAACGGCGCGGCGGGATGCTCTCGTGGGCGCCCCTGGCTCCGGGCTGCCCGGGGCAGtcgcggggcggcggggccggaggCGGCGCGCCCGGAGCGGGCTGGGGTCTGCGGGAGCCCGCCGCCGAGCCCCGGGGAGCGAGGGCCCGCCCGGGCCGAGGTCGGGTCACAGCTgcggggggggagcggggccgggggcgggcaTGCAGGGACCCTCGGCAGGCGGCGGCTCCCCGGAGCGGGAGGCGGGGGCCGGCGAGCGGCcgcgggggccgggccggggcagGAGGGTCCGGTTCCTCATGCCACACACCACCATCGCGGTGCCGTCGGGCCGCGAGGAGGAGCAGCTCTTCTACCGGCGGCTGGACGGACTCGCGGCGCTGGGCCCCGCCGGTTTCACGCCGCTCTTCGCCGCCGAGGGCTGGAGCGACCTGACGGGTGAGTGCCCGGGcgcggggagccggggccgggagccccgGACGGGGCGGCGGTGCCCGGGGGCGGCTCTCACGGGCCACCTCCCGCAGAGGACCGGCTGCTGCGGAAGCGCGTGGTGCGGGACGGGCAGGGCGGGCCGCCGCCGCGGCCGGGCCAGGAGGTGTCGGTGAAGGTGCTGGGGGCCCTGGAGGACGGCGGCCTGGTGGAGCGGGACCCGCGGCTCAGCTTCGTGCCGGGCCAGGGCGACGTCGTGCAGGTCTGCTCCGGCGGGGGcgcggggctcggggccggcgCCCGGCGATGCCAGCCCGTGCCCCGTGTCCGCAGGCGCTGGAGCTGGGCGTCCCCACCATGCAGCCCGGAGAGGTCTCCTTCTTCCTCGCAGCCTTCCCCTACGGCTACGGCCGCGCGGGCAggtggggccgggggcggggggcggcgcggcCGGGCGGCGCAGGGGGCAGCCGGCGCTGTGCCCGCAGGGAGCCCGACGTGCCGCCCGAGGCGCCGCTGCTCTTCGAGGTGACGCTGCTGGAGGTGCGCGACAGCCCCGACCCGGGGCggctgccgcccgccgcccgcctccGCCTGGGCGCGCAGAAGCGGGAGCGGGGAAACGTCCACTTCGCGCGGGGCGACTTCGCTGCGGCGCTGCGCTCCTACCGGCTGGCGCTGCGGGCCCTCGACGGCGCCGGTGagccgggccggggcggggcggggcgaggcgggcCGGGGAGGGGCCGCTGACCGCCgtgccccccgcagccccggccgggccgcaggaggaagaggagctgcGGGAGCAGCGCGTCAAGTGCCTCAACAACTGCGCCGCGGCGGCGCGGCGGCTGCAGCGCGGCGGGGAGGCGCTGGCGGCCTGCGAGGCGGCGCTGCGCATCAGCCCGGACAACGGCAAGGCGCTGCTCCGGCGGGGCCAGGtgcgccccgcgccgccccgcaCCGCCGCGCCCGGCCGCCAGcgcccgccgccagccccgcctCTCCCCTCCCGCAGCTGCTGGCGGAGCAGGGCCGCGACGAGGAGGCCGCGCTCGTCCTGCGGAGAGCGCTAGAGCTGGACCCGGCCAGCAAGGTGCGGGCGCCgggcggggggggccgcggcggggccgtCCCCGCGCCGCCCCGCTGCAGCCCGGCCGCCTCTCCCCCCGCAGGCCGTGCACGCCGAGCTCTCCCGCCTGGTGAAGCGCCGCGCCCGGCCCGCCGCCCCCGAGGAGCGCCGCGACCGCCCGCGGAGCCCCGGGTGCGTcggcggggccgtgcccggcCCGGTCACTgcgcggccgccccgcgccgccgggccccgctcACGGCCGGCTCTGCCCGCAGGGCGCCGCAGGAGGGCGCGGCCtgagcggccccggccccgccccgcgggACGGCAGAGGGGCGGTGGCAGCGGCGGACCGGAGTGGGGACTGGACCCGGCCCGCGCCTCGCCGCTCCGCGAGGGGGCAGGGCTCTGCCAGGCCCCGCCCTCCCGGGCAGTGGGCGCGGCTCGGCGGCCCTCGCGCCTGCGCCGCAGCTCTCGGTCTTTTCGCCCCCGCCGGCAGAACGGCGGTCGTAGCCCGCGGCCAATCAGGCGGGGCCGAGCCGGCGCGGCGCGCCAATGGGAGCGTGCCGGGGCCGGGCTCGGCGCGGCGATTGGCTGCGGCGCGCCCTTAAAGAGCGgtgcggggcggggcgcgggggggcaGTGCGGGACGTGGCGGCGGAGCGCAGGGCGGGAGGGAGCGGCGCCATGACCCGTGAGTgcgggccgggcagcgccgggcggcggcgccgcgACCCGCCACtgcggggggagggggccgggccgggccgggggagCGGCGCCGCGCCCGGGAGTGCGGGCctgggggccgggccgggggcgcgGGCTGGGCCGaaccgggccgggccggggccggggccgagccccggggctgggccggGGGCCTCGGAGCCGGTCTGAGGCGGCCGCGCCGTGGCAGGCGGGAACCAGCGCGAACTGGCACGGCAGAAGAACCTGAAGAAGCAGAGCGACTCGGGCAAGGGCAAGCGGCGGGACGACGGGCTCTCGGCCGCCGCCCGCAAGCAGAGGTGAGCGTCGGCCGGCCCCGCCGGCacccccgccccggccccggcccgtGCCGGCGGTGGTGCCGGTGCCAGCCCGGCGACGCGCTCTCCCGCAGGGACTCGGAGATcatgcagcagaagcagaagaaggCCGACGAGAAGAAGGAGGGCGCCAAGtagcccggggccgggccgggccgctgaagccccggggccgggccgcccgCCGGCAGGATGCCCagcgcagccccggggccgggccgccccGCCGGGGACCCCGGCAGCAGCGCCCTGCGCCCGCCCCGGGCCCCTCTCCTATTAAAGTAGCTTGTGGAGCCCTGCAggccctgcctcctgcctcctccctctctgCGCCCgcgctgggggggctggggccgcCCGGGGGGCGGGATGGGGCCGTGCCGTGGGGGCTGCCCGGTGGGGCCGCCCCCGGCGCTGAGCGGactggggggggcggggggcagcgccgcGGAGCGGCCGCAGCCTCACggtgagaaacaaagatgaGGCCGGGAGGGGAGGGCGCAGCCTGCCAGGGCTCCGCGGGCGCCGCCTCGGGGGACACCGACCGCGGCTGCGGGCgtgcggggggggccgggcctTGGCGGGGCAGGCGAGGGGAAGACGCCCGGGGGACGGCGGAAGGACGGGGATGCGCTGGAAGCCCGGAGGAACGAAACCAGCAGAGAAATGAAACCAGCGGAGGACGGCGTCTGGGGTGGAAGGAGCTGTAGTGGGGGCCGAGCAGGGAGGCGGCGCGGATGCGGGGGAGCTGCGGGGGCAGCGGGCGGCACGGCGGGCCGGGAGCCGGGGGGAGCTGCGGGCGGGGGCGGGCCATGGCCTGCAGCCCGCCTGCTCCTGCGCtaggccctgcagcagcccggggCTGCCCTCGGGGGAGGGATGCTCGCATCCAGGCAGACACCGCGGCCGCTGCTCGAGCCCGCCGTCCTCTTCACCTCCCTGCGGGGCCAAGCGCGGTGCCGTCAGCCAGGCCCGCTGCCCGGGCGCTGCACGGCACACCCGGCACGCAGAGCTGCTCACCGGGCGAGGTGCAGCACGGCCTCCACCACGTTGGTGCCGTCCTTGGCGCTGGTCTCGCAGAACAGGCAGTTGTGGGCCTGGGGGGGAGAGCAGGCGAGTCAGGGGGAGGTCCCGGCCCTCCTCGGCCCCGTCCTGAGCTGTGGCTGCTCACCATGGCCAGCTTCTGCCCGTGGGCTGTGCTGACCCCCGCTGCCTCTGGCAGGCCGGGGCGCAGGTCAGTCTTATTCCCCACCAGCATGAGCGGGAGCGCTGTCTCAGCAGCCTGCTGGAGCGAGGGGCAGCTCATGGCTCGGGCACGCAGCCTGGCTGGAGCAGCCTCTGCGGGGCTCTGCCCTTTTTGTTCCAGGTGCTCCCCAAGGCCTGGCTGCTCCCAGGCTCTGCTCCACAAATGGCCCGGCTGCAGGTTTGCTCCCACAGCACCATGTGGGGCTCAGCACAGccttccccagggctgctgccctgccccacGGGGGCTGCCGGATCCTCCCCTCTACCTTGATGTCCTCAATCCACTGGCGGATGCTGATGAAGCTGCTCTGGGAGCTGATGTCGTAGAGGAGCAGCACGCCGTGGGCCTTGCGGAAGTAGGACTGGGCGATGCTCCGGtacctgcagccagggctgtcACTGCAAGGGGGGCAAGACCCCCGCCCACCCCGGGCCAGCTGTGGGGACCTGCCAGCCCTGCCGGCTGGGTGCCAGAGGCAGGCATGGCTCCGGCTGGCTCTGCTCacctctcctgccctgctgtgtcCCAGATCTGCAGCGTAGTTTGCTCCCcatccaccagcagctgctttaTCTGGAAGTCCACCCCTGCCAGGAGGAGCAGTCAGGCCCGGCTCCCTGTGCCCCTGCCCCTCCACCTCAGCCCTGGTACCTAGTGTGGCAGAGATGTCTCTGAACTCATTCATGCACAGGCGCATCAGGAAGCTGGACTTGCCTGTGCCGCTGTCACCTGCCAGCACCAGCCGGTACACGGGGCAGGGGGGCGCAggctcctctgctgccctggacccctggggagaaggggggaggagggcatgGGGAGAACGGCAAGGCGGGGGtgtccccgctcccctccccagctgggctgcgAGCACCGGATGGGGCGTTGCTGGTTACCTCcggagggaaggcagggagcTTCCTCTTGCAGCAGTGCTGCGCAGGGTGGCAGCAGCCTTCTGCGGGGGGGACGGGGTCCTGCAGGGTGGCAAACATCGCAACAAGGCTTCTGAGCCtgtggggtgggctgggggccccGGGTAGGCAGAGTGgcatccccctccccccccggcTGGGGCACTGGGCAGGGCCTCACCTGGGTgccccagcaggggctgtggggacacgCATCCTCCgagctccagctgctggcatCGCTGAGCGAGGCTGTGTCCGAGCTGGAGGCTGAGCTCTGCCGGGGGCCTGtggcggggagctgggggcgtGGAGAGCCGCCCCCCCTGTACCTGTGCCCAGGGCAGCGCTCAGGGAGGGGCGGCCACGGCTGTCCCTGCTCCTCCGCACCCGCTCCTCACCTGCCGTGGGTGTCCTCAGGGAGGCAGGGTGAGGGGTCAgcgagggggctgcggggctggaggggaggccATGGCTGCGGGGGAGGCATCAGTGTGGAGGGCCTCCTGGGGGGGGTCCACCGCTCCCAGCACCCGGGGCTGCGGCTGGACCCTGGGTgccggctgcagcccctgtgctggaCGCGCCTGAGCTGGGGCACGGGCAGGGCGAGcggggagccccagcagcccccgcgcccctgccctccctgctgcaccGCGCAGCACTCACCGCTCCAGGGCCCCggcaggagcccagcagcagggctgagcgcAGGCTGCTGTTGCTCTCACACAGGCTCCTGTTCGTCGCCCTGCCCGGAGGAGCAGCCTGAGCCCCAGGCTGGCGGGGACTGGGACAGGCGCTGGTCCCGGCAGCTGTCCCCTGCCACCGCTTCCCTGCCAGGCTCCTACGTACTGCAGCATCCTGACGTAGCTCGTGAAGACCAGGTtctcctctgccagctcccgcagggcctgctgctctctgcagggaCACAGCACCCTCATGGCAGGGCCTCCgaaggctggggctgcccgcAGCTTTCcagccctggccctgcagggctggcagaggtgctgggaCGGCCCCGGGACACCCGGTGTCACAGGGGCAGGTAACACCGGGCCGGTGGGGACGTGCCAGCTGCTCTGCATGGGCTTCCCGACGTCTGCCGGAGCTCACAGCACGGCTGGGTGGGCAGCACTTCCCGATGGGAGCCTGGCCCCGGGCTGCACCGGGGCCGTCCCGGCCATGGCCAGGGCCGTGTGGGGCACCCGTTTGGCAGAGCCGTGCCGAAGCAGGGGCTGGGTCTGGGGTCCCGCCTCGCCCCCGCCACTCGTCCCTCGTCCCTCCCACCTCGCCCCCGGTGCCACCTCGTGCGCCGCTGCGCCCGCTGCCCGAAGTCCTTccgcagccgctccagctctgcctgcagctgggagatGCCGGCCTCGGCCTGCCGCAGGGTGCACCGCAGCCGGGCGTTCTCCTGGCGGGCAGAGTCCCGCTGGCACCGGAGCCGCAGCCCGGAGCCgcagccgccccccccgccccgcgccccgcgcccGTACCTGCGTGGCGGCCCCGAGCCGCTGCTGCAGCCGCGCGACGCCCGCGCCCCGCCCGCGCCCCTGCATGgccgggggaagggggggcacaggcggcagcccccgggcagccccgctCCGGTGCCGCCCTCCCCGCTCGGCTCCCGGGGCCGGTGGGCGCGGGGCAACGGCGGACCCGCGACGGTCCCGGTCGGGCGCGAGCCGCCGCGCGGGGCCCCCGTcgggcggcagcggggccccgccggggccgcccccgccgtGTTTGCTctgcgggcggggcgggggcccggggccggccccgcaTTCCTGCGGCCACGCTCGTACCGCGCCCTCCGGCCGCCGGCCCCTCCGGGCTCGCTCCGGGCGTGGGCGGGTGCCGGGGGCAgtgtccgtccgtccgtctgtcc is a genomic window containing:
- the LOC137862952 gene encoding ras and EF-hand domain-containing protein-like isoform X2 codes for the protein MHTAAVGLGMAGASNTPAAPSPAGARGRGQGAGAWPDGEQPGSALGPAPAPSPQQALHPAPAPGLLPSPSAPDPRVRSTPIPSHPTPSRPVPPHGTTTAAPLPAPQSRHAPVTLAAAKPSRAKNGRTDGRTDGRTDGRTDGRTDTAPGTRPRPERARRGRRPEGAVRAWPQECGAGPGPPPRPQSKHGGGGPGGAPLPPDGGPARRLAPDRDRRGSAVAPRPPAPGAERGGRHRSGAARGLPPVPPLPPAMQGRGRGAGVARLQQRLGAATQENARLRCTLRQAEAGISQLQAELERLRKDFGQRAQRRTREQQALRELAEENLVFTSYVRMLQATNRSLCESNSSLRSALLLGSCRGPGAPWPPLQPRSPLADPSPCLPEDTHGRYRGGGSPRPQLPATGPRQSSASSSDTASLSDASSWSSEDACPHSPCWGTQDPVPPAEGCCHPAQHCCKRKLPAFPPEGSRAAEEPAPPCPVYRLVLAGDSGTGKSSFLMRLCMNEFRDISATLGVDFQIKQLLVDGEQTTLQIWDTAGQERYRSIAQSYFRKAHGVLLLYDISSQSSFISIRQWIEDIKAHNCLFCETSAKDGTNVVEAVLHLAREVKRTAGSSSGRGVCLDASIPPPRAAPGCCRA
- the LOC137862952 gene encoding ras and EF-hand domain-containing protein-like isoform X1; translation: MHTAAVGLGMAGASNTPAAPSPAGARGRGQGAGAWPDGEQPGSALGPAPAPSPQQALHPAPAPGLLPSPSAPDPRVRSTPIPSHPTPSRPVPPHGTTTAAPLPAPQSRHAPVTLAAAKPSRAKNGRTDGRTDGRTDGRTDGRTDTAPGTRPRPERARRGRRPEGAVRAWPQECGAGPGPPPRPQSKHGGGGPGGAPLPPDGGPARRLAPDRDRRGSAVAPRPPAPGAERGGRHRSGAARGLPPVPPLPPAMQGRGRGAGVARLQQRLGAATQENARLRCTLRQAEAGISQLQAELERLRKDFGQRAQRRTREQQALRELAEENLVFTSYVRMLQATNRSLCESNSSLRSALLLGSCRGPGAPWPPLQPRSPLADPSPCLPEDTHGRYRGGGSPRPQLPATGPRQSSASSSDTASLSDASSWSSEDACPHSPCWGTQDPVPPAEGCCHPAQHCCKRKLPAFPPEGSRAAEEPAPPCPVYRLVLAGDSGTGKSSFLMRLCMNEFRDISATLGVDFQIKQLLVDGEQTTLQIWDTAGQERYRSIAQSYFRKAHGVLLLYDISSQSSFISIRQWIEDIKAAETALPLMLVGNKTDLRPGLPEAAGVSTAHGQKLAMAHNCLFCETSAKDGTNVVEAVLHLAREVKRTAGSSSGRGVCLDASIPPPRAAPGCCRA